A region of Vanessa tameamea isolate UH-Manoa-2023 chromosome 21, ilVanTame1 primary haplotype, whole genome shotgun sequence DNA encodes the following proteins:
- the LOC113402323 gene encoding gustatory receptor for sugar taste 43a-like has translation MGAESDKGDGDAAAVPTDSDLGIEGRVMHCVVGGAHAFILRISSFFGLAPLRFESRSNGFSVGLSNAMCIYSYILVTILVICTVFGLVAEINVGVELSVRMSSRMSQFVSTCDVLVVVITAGAGVYGAPKRMRNMLKFMESVASVDNSIGAHYSLVTERKLCAILLAILIFFSVLIADDFCFYALQAKKVDRQWDVVTNYIGFYLLWYVVMILELQFAFTALSVRARFQAVNDALSLTARHISVPVEKIKDPTPLNIFAIRVAAESRRCANNVSLLVDTMPGKEHAVIIRNTVSKEPKLVVPPCEAIRRLACLHGALCNVVHRIDNSYGLPLIVILISTLLHLIVTPYFLIMEIIVSTHRIHFLVLQFLWCATHIIRMFVVVEPCHYTITEGKRTEELVCRLMTSTPSTGMLPSRLELFSRQLMLQSVSYSPMGMCTLDRPLVASVLGAVTTYLVILIQFQRYDA, from the exons ataTCAAGTTTCTTCGGTCTCGCACCGCTACGGTTCGAGTCTAGAAGTAATGGATTTTCTGTTGGATTATCGAACGCTATGTGCATTTACAGCTATATCTTAGTTACAATTCTGG TGATATGTACAGTATTTGGACTGGTTGCCGAGATAAATGTAGGCGTGGAGCTGTCTGTGCGGATGTCATCAAGAATGTCACAATTTGTCTCCACTTGTGACGTGCTCGTCGTGGTCATAACTGCCGGCGCAGGAGTGTACGGAGCGCCGAAGAGAATGAGAAATATGCTCAAATTTATGGAGAGCGTCGCTTCC GTGGACAACAGTATCGGTGCCCACTACTCGCTCGTAACGGAACGCAAACTATGCGCCATTCTACTAGCCATCCTCATCTTCTTCTCTGTGTTGATTGCGGATGACTTCTGCTTTTACGCATTGCAAGCAAAGAAAGTGGATAGACAAT GGGACGTGGTCACAAACTACATTGGTTTTTATCTCCTGTGGTACGTCGTGATGATACTGGAATTGCAGTTCGCTTTCACCGCTCTGTCCGTGCGTGCACGTTTTCAAGCCGTTAACGATGCGCTGTCATTAACTGCAAGACATATATCAGTACCAG ttgAAAAGATTAAAGATCCAACGCCGCTGAACATCTTCGCTATACGAGTAGCCGCGGAGTCGCGTCGCTGCGCCAACAATGTCAGCTTGCTAGTAGACACAATGCCTGGGAAGGAACATGCTGTTATAATACGAAATACTG TAAGCAAAGAGCCAAAGCTGGTGGTACCACCTTGTGAAGCGATCAGACGTCTAGCCTGCCTCCACGGCGCACTTTGCAACGTCGTGCACCGCATCGACAACAGCTACGGCCTACCGCTCATAGTGATCCTCATATCAACACTTTTGCACTTAATCGTGACACCGTACTTCCTTATTATGGAAATTA TCGTCTCGACACATCGGATACATTTCTTGGTCCTGCAGTTCTTGTGGTGTGCCACGCATATAATCCGGATGTTCGTTGTTGTGGAGCCTTGTCATTATACTATCACTGAG GGTAAGAGGACTGAGGAGCTGGTTTGCCGCCTCATGACATCAACGCCGTCTACCGGCATGCTGCCGtcacggctggagctcttctcGCGTCAACTGATGCTACAATCAGTCAGCTACAGTCCTATGGGAATGTGCACACTTGATAGACCCCTTGTGGCATCT GTACTTGGAGCAGTGACCACATATctagtaatattaattcaattccAAAGATACGATGCCTGA